The following proteins come from a genomic window of Nitrospira sp.:
- a CDS encoding Glycosyltransferase — translation MRIAQVAPLWESVPPKLYGGTERIVSYITEELVAQGHDVTLFASGDSETTARLEAICPQALRLNTGIFNRDAPMMMLQERGLGAARGFDIIHSHLDFIGFPLARRNTIPVVTTLHGRQDLPELEPVFREFSEMPLVSISDAQRKPLPWANWAGTVHHGLPRNLYTFHPESQGYLAFLGRISPEKRPDQAIEIAKRAGLPLRIAAKVDPADQNYFEAEIEPLLNHPLIEFIGEISDAEKDEFLGNAMALVCPYDWPEPFGLVLIEALACGTPVLAYRRGSIPEILDHGVTGFICETVSELVDAVGQVSLIDRRHCRAAFDERFTADRMARDYVALYERLLEDEATQAFASEEHKVLGRGRHV, via the coding sequence ATGAGAATCGCACAAGTGGCCCCATTGTGGGAGAGCGTCCCGCCGAAACTCTACGGGGGAACCGAACGCATCGTTTCGTACATTACGGAGGAGTTGGTCGCGCAGGGACATGATGTCACGCTGTTTGCCAGCGGCGATTCAGAGACCACGGCGCGGCTTGAGGCAATCTGCCCGCAGGCGCTCCGATTGAATACCGGGATCTTTAATCGGGACGCTCCCATGATGATGCTTCAGGAGCGAGGCCTTGGAGCGGCGAGGGGCTTCGACATCATCCATTCACACCTGGATTTCATCGGATTCCCACTGGCACGACGGAACACCATTCCGGTTGTGACGACCCTGCACGGGCGTCAGGATCTTCCGGAATTGGAGCCGGTGTTCCGTGAATTTTCTGAAATGCCCTTGGTGTCCATTTCGGACGCCCAGCGTAAGCCGTTGCCTTGGGCGAATTGGGCGGGAACCGTCCACCATGGTCTTCCTCGCAACCTCTACACGTTTCATCCTGAATCTCAAGGCTATCTGGCCTTTCTGGGCCGCATCTCCCCGGAAAAGCGTCCGGACCAAGCGATAGAAATCGCCAAACGGGCAGGCCTCCCCTTGCGGATTGCGGCAAAAGTGGATCCAGCCGATCAGAACTACTTCGAAGCCGAAATCGAACCGTTGCTCAACCATCCACTGATTGAATTCATCGGAGAGATTTCCGATGCCGAGAAAGACGAGTTTCTCGGCAATGCAATGGCATTGGTATGCCCCTATGATTGGCCGGAGCCCTTTGGGTTGGTGTTGATCGAAGCCTTGGCCTGCGGAACTCCGGTGTTGGCCTACCGACGGGGGTCGATTCCGGAAATCCTCGATCATGGCGTCACCGGGTTTATTTGCGAGACCGTGTCCGAATTGGTGGACGCAGTCGGACAGGTCTCGCTCATCGATCGGCGGCACTGCCGGGCTGCCTTTGATGAGCGGTTTACCGCGGACCGGATGGCACGCGACTATGTGGCACTGTATGAGCGTCTTCTCGAAGATGAAGCCACACAGGCTTTCGCCTCCGAGGAGCATAAGGTTCTCGGGCGAGGCCGACATGTCTGA